A stretch of the Chelonoidis abingdonii isolate Lonesome George chromosome 11, CheloAbing_2.0, whole genome shotgun sequence genome encodes the following:
- the BLOC1S3 gene encoding LOW QUALITY PROTEIN: biogenesis of lysosome-related organelles complex 1 subunit 3 (The sequence of the model RefSeq protein was modified relative to this genomic sequence to represent the inferred CDS: inserted 1 base in 1 codon), with translation MISFPSLSVESLGKRHETDXETSKPNEHKSQSQLVDLDLPPLIVIRKEEPRSPVGVEEKPALRIQHQGRYSTLLQQKLIESNARLCYDVNSTIKQVYQIATKELSTITAQLSNSQSGIINASHNIRLVLDDLQAVADKMDIVTSCNLLPDIQMELPPA, from the exons ATGAT CTCCTTTCCCAGCCTATCTGTGGAAAGTCTCGGGAAGCGTCATGAGACAG GCGAAACGAGCAAGCCCAATGAGCACAAAAGTCAGTCTCAGCTAGTCGACCTGGACCTGCCTCCCCTGATTGTCATTAGGAAGGAGGAGCCAAGGTCTCCCGTGGGAGTAGAAGAGAAACCCGCCCTTCGTATCCAGCACCAGGGGCGCTACAGCACCTTGCTGCAGCAGAAGCTGATTGAGAGCAATGCCCGCTTGTGCTATGATGTCAACAGCACCATCAAACAGGTGTATCAAATTGCCACCAAGGAACTCAGCACCATCACTGCACAGCTCAGCAACTCGCAGAGCGGCATCATCAATGCCTCGCACAATATCCGCCTCGTTCTGGATGACTTGCAAGCTGTGGCTGACAAGATGGACATCGTCACCAGCTGTAACCTGCTGCCTGATATCCAGATGGAGCTGCCTCCTGCATAA